The following are from one region of the Haloactinomyces albus genome:
- the dut gene encoding dUTP diphosphatase codes for MSSVKVLLTRVDPDVPVPTYAELGDAGADLVTTTDVVLAPGRRALVGTGIALALPEGYAGFVHPRSGLAARMGLGVVNAPGTVDAGYRGEVKVCLINHDHHADVSLRRGDRIAQLVVQRVEHAIFDEVDELPESRRGAGGYGSTGGHEALRAPVDSGAERRTEV; via the coding sequence GTGTCGAGCGTAAAGGTCCTGCTGACTCGTGTTGACCCCGATGTCCCCGTGCCCACGTATGCCGAACTCGGTGATGCCGGTGCCGATCTGGTGACCACGACCGATGTGGTGTTGGCACCGGGCAGGCGCGCCCTGGTGGGGACCGGTATCGCCCTCGCTCTTCCGGAGGGGTATGCCGGTTTCGTGCATCCACGTTCCGGACTGGCGGCCAGGATGGGGCTCGGTGTGGTCAATGCTCCCGGCACCGTGGACGCCGGATACCGCGGTGAGGTCAAAGTGTGTCTGATCAACCATGATCATCACGCGGACGTGTCGCTGCGTCGGGGTGATCGCATCGCGCAGTTGGTGGTACAGCGGGTGGAGCATGCGATTTTCGACGAGGTCGATGAGCTGCCAGAGTCTCGGCGAGGCGCCGGTGGTTACGGATCCACCGGCGGACACGAAGCGTTGAGGGCGCCGGTGGACTCCGGAGCCGAGCGCAGGACGGAGGTCTGA